In the genome of Gloeotrichia echinulata CP02, one region contains:
- a CDS encoding glycosyltransferase has product MKVAFFVAHFPVLSEPFILNQIVGTIERGHDVDIYSLDGLPSDISKVHPLVAKYQLMERTIYAPTRPNNQLWRWIKGLSLLLLKFYKNPAVCLQLLNTSRYVSQAKSLKMLYRALPFLEKKSYDIIHCQFSTLGVFAVWFRQLGLIEGKLIATFRGSDISKFLPKWGEKVYQELFQETDYFLANCEFFKNQAVALGCDVNKIHVHGSGIDCTKFGFKERYFPHDGIIRIATTGRLVEKKGIEYVIKAIAQVAQYHPHLEYNIIGDGELKVYFQNLIDELNLHHIVKLLGWKQQKEIVEILDKCHIFVAPSVTGKDGNQDAPVNTLKEAMAMGLPVISTRHGGIPELVEDGVSGFLVPERDAEAIATKLTYLITHPELWEKMGKAGRARVEDKYDMNKLNDELLEIYQQLLDHNLPTQYLFETPFIASR; this is encoded by the coding sequence ATGAAAGTTGCATTTTTTGTAGCACATTTTCCTGTGCTATCTGAGCCTTTTATTTTAAATCAAATTGTCGGGACTATCGAACGCGGACACGATGTTGATATCTATTCCCTTGATGGTCTTCCTTCAGATATATCTAAAGTACATCCATTAGTCGCAAAATATCAGCTAATGGAACGGACAATTTATGCTCCGACTCGACCAAATAATCAATTATGGCGATGGATTAAAGGTTTAAGTTTACTCCTGCTTAAATTTTACAAAAATCCTGCTGTTTGTCTGCAATTACTGAATACTTCCCGCTATGTTAGCCAAGCCAAATCATTAAAAATGCTCTATAGAGCGTTACCATTTTTAGAAAAAAAATCTTACGACATCATTCACTGTCAATTCAGCACATTAGGCGTGTTTGCTGTGTGGTTTCGTCAACTTGGTTTAATTGAAGGTAAATTAATTGCTACTTTCCGAGGTTCAGATATTAGTAAATTTCTCCCTAAATGGGGTGAAAAGGTTTATCAGGAATTATTCCAAGAAACAGACTATTTTTTGGCTAACTGTGAATTTTTCAAAAATCAAGCAGTTGCTTTGGGTTGTGATGTGAATAAAATTCATGTCCACGGTTCAGGAATTGATTGCACTAAATTTGGCTTTAAAGAACGTTATTTTCCCCATGATGGGATTATTCGCATTGCAACTACTGGAAGATTAGTAGAAAAAAAGGGAATTGAATATGTCATTAAAGCTATTGCTCAAGTAGCTCAATATCATCCTCATCTTGAGTACAATATTATTGGTGATGGAGAATTAAAAGTATATTTTCAAAACCTGATTGACGAATTAAATCTACATCACATTGTTAAATTATTAGGCTGGAAACAACAAAAAGAAATTGTCGAAATTCTGGATAAATGCCATATTTTCGTCGCACCCAGTGTTACTGGTAAAGATGGAAATCAGGATGCGCCAGTCAACACATTAAAAGAAGCGATGGCGATGGGTTTACCTGTGATTAGTACCAGACATGGCGGAATTCCTGAATTAGTCGAAGATGGGGTGTCAGGGTTTCTAGTACCAGAACGAGACGCAGAGGCGATCGCTACTAAATTAACTTATCTCATTACACATCCCGAACTATGGGAAAAAATGGGTAAAGCTGGGCGTGCGCGTGTTGAAGATAAATATGACATGAATAAGCTCAATGATGAGTTATTAGAAATCTATCAGCAACTACTAGATCATAATTTACCCACACAATATCTTTTTGAGACCCCATTCATCGCATCTAGATAA
- a CDS encoding ABC transporter ATP-binding protein yields MGQRAKEKELVGVIPSILRILAKFAPYIRQQKLLIAGSFLALLFETGLRLLEPWPLKYVFDYILIPAHNQAANITQIQGLSPVLLLTVSTVAIVIIAGIGSIAAYLSTYGMSLAVVRVLSEVRSDIFNHLQHLSLSFHQNSKSGDLIARVTADIEKMRTVTVKTALPLFANTFSLVGMLAIMLWLNWELALVVMTIFPLLILLTSNMISRIRKFAKKHRDSEGVLAVTTGETIGAIKVVQVLSLQKMLHDVFAKQNQKSLDEAIESLRLSAALERAVQILMAVIIAVVLWRGSHVVLNKELTPGELLVFMTYLKNAFEPMRKLSNQIGQIAKATASGERVVEILDYEPNVQDLPRAKPAHPFFGAVRFENVCFGYNTGKDILKDISFSVQPGQQIALVGASGSGKSTLLSLILRLYDPEGGRILIDGQDIREYTLNSLRQQISVVLQDSVLFAVSVKENIAYGKLGCSDKEVEKAARLANAHEFIMNLPQGYDTILGDRGGTLSGGQRQRIAIARAAIRQAPIVILDEPTTGLDKKTEHLVNTALSKLTQGRTTFIISHNLKAVENADIILYVDERSILEQGTHTELMRLSGCYATLYRMQSIVDTEGDIYAVEA; encoded by the coding sequence ATGGGTCAGCGTGCCAAAGAAAAGGAATTAGTAGGAGTCATCCCAAGTATATTGCGAATATTAGCGAAATTTGCACCTTATATTCGACAACAAAAACTTTTAATAGCAGGTTCTTTTCTCGCACTACTATTTGAAACTGGTCTACGCTTGCTTGAACCTTGGCCTTTAAAATATGTTTTTGATTACATCCTCATCCCTGCTCATAATCAGGCTGCTAATATTACTCAGATTCAGGGATTAAGTCCAGTTTTATTATTAACTGTTTCGACTGTAGCCATTGTGATCATTGCTGGAATTGGTAGCATTGCTGCATATCTTAGCACTTATGGAATGTCCTTGGCTGTGGTGCGGGTTTTGTCAGAAGTACGCAGTGACATTTTTAATCATTTACAACATCTTTCCTTATCCTTTCACCAAAACTCTAAAAGTGGAGATTTAATCGCCCGTGTCACCGCCGATATTGAAAAGATGCGGACTGTGACAGTGAAAACTGCTTTGCCTTTATTTGCTAATACATTCTCTCTTGTGGGAATGTTAGCTATTATGTTGTGGCTAAATTGGGAATTAGCATTAGTAGTAATGACCATATTTCCCTTATTAATCTTGTTAACCAGTAACATGATTAGCCGCATTCGCAAATTTGCTAAAAAACATCGTGATTCGGAAGGTGTTTTAGCAGTAACTACTGGTGAAACTATCGGTGCAATTAAAGTAGTACAAGTCCTATCTCTTCAGAAAATGTTGCATGATGTTTTTGCCAAACAAAATCAGAAGAGTTTAGATGAAGCTATCGAGTCTTTAAGACTATCAGCCGCATTGGAAAGGGCTGTACAAATTTTAATGGCGGTGATTATTGCTGTGGTATTGTGGCGGGGTTCTCATGTGGTGCTAAACAAGGAACTCACTCCTGGGGAATTGTTAGTTTTTATGACTTATTTGAAAAACGCTTTTGAACCGATGCGAAAACTTTCTAATCAAATCGGACAAATTGCGAAAGCTACAGCTTCCGGGGAACGGGTGGTAGAAATTCTCGACTATGAACCGAATGTACAGGATTTACCTAGGGCGAAACCAGCACATCCTTTTTTTGGTGCGGTACGTTTTGAGAATGTTTGCTTTGGCTACAACACAGGGAAAGATATTTTAAAAGATATTAGCTTTAGCGTCCAACCAGGACAGCAAATTGCCTTAGTAGGGGCTTCTGGTAGCGGTAAATCAACACTCCTGAGTTTAATATTACGACTGTATGACCCAGAAGGTGGGCGGATTTTAATCGATGGTCAAGATATCCGCGAATATACTTTAAATTCTCTCAGACAGCAAATCAGCGTAGTTTTGCAAGATAGTGTTTTATTTGCTGTCAGCGTTAAAGAAAACATCGCTTACGGTAAATTAGGATGTTCCGATAAGGAAGTAGAAAAAGCCGCAAGATTGGCGAATGCACATGAATTTATCATGAATTTGCCCCAAGGTTACGATACAATTTTGGGCGATCGCGGTGGTACACTATCAGGGGGACAAAGACAAAGAATCGCCATCGCTCGTGCTGCAATACGTCAAGCACCGATAGTGATTCTGGATGAACCCACCACAGGTTTAGATAAAAAAACTGAACATCTTGTCAATACTGCACTGAGTAAGTTAACTCAAGGACGCACAACGTTTATTATTTCCCACAACCTGAAAGCGGTAGAGAACGCAGATATAATTCTCTACGTTGATGAGAGAAGCATCTTAGAACAAGGTACGCACACAGAACTAATGCGTTTAAGTGGTTGTTACGCCACCTTATACCGGATGCAAAGTATTGTTGATACAGAGGGAGATATCTATGCAGTTGAAGCTTGA
- a CDS encoding carotenoid oxygenase family protein, giving the protein MTANKETTTVVNPYLDGNFAPVGEEITADTLQVIGQLPPDLSGMFVRNGPNPQWAPIGKYHWFDGDGMLHGVRIRNGQATYRNRYVRTNGWTIEQAAGKAIWSGLLEPPQMDNPYGPGKNTANTALVWHAGQLLALWEGGAPHNIQVPDLETIGEYTYDGQLVSAFTAHPKVDPITGEMMFFGYSFAPPYVQYSVVSDQGKLVRTVPIELPMAVMMHDFAITENYTIFMDLPLTFSGERVQRGEPLMKFERDRPSRFGIIPRDGDNTNIRWFETSACYVLHTLNAYEEGMEVVLIACRMSSTNVLVTEDTQQDPDGDIPRLHQWRFNLKTGTVQEQRLDDVPGEFPRVNENLLGQKTRYGYIAQSGDSSQPFFDGLIKYDFSNGTSQTHEFGQGRYGGEAVFVPRSGATVEDDGWLVTFVHDEAAETSELVVVNAQDVNSEPVARVLIPQRVPYGFHGAWISEEQLQSSV; this is encoded by the coding sequence ATGACAGCTAACAAAGAGACAACAACAGTTGTCAATCCCTATCTTGATGGCAACTTTGCGCCAGTCGGTGAAGAAATCACAGCTGACACTCTGCAAGTAATTGGTCAGCTACCCCCCGATTTATCAGGGATGTTTGTGCGTAATGGACCGAATCCCCAGTGGGCACCGATTGGTAAGTACCACTGGTTTGACGGCGATGGAATGTTGCACGGTGTGCGAATTCGCAACGGTCAAGCCACTTATCGCAATCGCTATGTGCGGACAAATGGATGGACAATCGAGCAAGCAGCGGGTAAAGCTATTTGGAGTGGACTATTAGAACCGCCACAGATGGATAATCCCTACGGACCTGGTAAGAATACTGCTAATACTGCCCTTGTGTGGCACGCTGGTCAATTATTGGCGCTATGGGAAGGGGGTGCGCCGCACAATATCCAGGTTCCTGATTTAGAGACGATTGGCGAATACACCTATGATGGACAGCTAGTTTCTGCCTTTACTGCCCATCCCAAGGTAGACCCAATCACAGGCGAAATGATGTTCTTTGGTTACTCATTCGCGCCGCCCTATGTGCAATATAGCGTGGTTTCCGACCAAGGGAAATTAGTCCGTACAGTACCCATTGAGCTACCGATGGCGGTGATGATGCACGATTTTGCCATCACCGAAAACTACACAATTTTTATGGATTTGCCCTTGACTTTTAGCGGCGAACGTGTACAAAGGGGAGAACCGCTGATGAAATTTGAGCGCGATCGCCCTAGTCGTTTTGGCATTATCCCACGTGACGGCGACAATACTAACATCCGGTGGTTTGAAACTTCCGCTTGCTACGTCCTCCATACCCTCAACGCCTACGAAGAGGGTATGGAGGTAGTACTTATCGCTTGTCGAATGAGTTCCACTAATGTTTTAGTCACTGAAGATACACAACAAGATCCAGATGGGGATATTCCCCGCCTACATCAGTGGCGATTTAACTTGAAAACGGGGACAGTTCAAGAACAGAGATTAGACGATGTACCAGGCGAATTTCCCCGCGTTAACGAAAACCTCTTGGGGCAAAAAACCCGATATGGTTACATTGCCCAGTCGGGGGACAGTTCCCAGCCTTTCTTTGATGGTTTAATTAAATATGACTTCAGCAATGGCACATCCCAAACCCATGAATTTGGACAGGGACGCTACGGCGGTGAAGCCGTATTTGTACCCCGTTCTGGCGCCACTGTAGAGGATGATGGCTGGCTTGTGACTTTCGTCCACGATGAAGCTGCAGAAACTTCGGAACTAGTGGTAGTCAACGCCCAAGATGTCAACAGTGAACCTGTAGCGCGGGTGTTGATTCCCCAACGTGTACCCTATGGCTTCCACGGCGCTTGGATAAGTGAGGAACAGTTGCAGAGTTCGGTGTAG
- a CDS encoding colanic acid biosynthesis glycosyltransferase WcaL: MKIAFIVWRFPVLSEAFILNQITGLIDRGHEVHIHPVNGLPKNYTGKMHPIVEEYKLMECTYFPPIVPDNVIWCFFQGIGLLIKNLHKGSLKSLQFFQSGKYDNEVTTLKTFYRIVPLLKDGAYDIIHCQFGTLSPIALAYRQAGIISGKLVTTFRGIDISKYVHENGINVYEQLFEKGEFFLANCKFFGDRAIDLGCDPNKIVVHGSGLDCQKFTFKPRYFPIDGKIQIATTGRLVEKKGIEYAIRAVAKIVEIYPNIEYQIIGDGELKEQLEQLITELNIGHIVKLLGWKQQKEIVEILDKCHIFVAPSVTGKDGNQDAPVNTLKEAMAMGLPVISTRHGGIPELVEDGVSGFLVPERDTEAIATKLTYLITHPELWEKMGKAGRARVEDKYDMNKLNDELVVIYQQLLQPELPQPALIQELTYI, encoded by the coding sequence ATGAAAATAGCGTTTATTGTTTGGCGATTTCCGGTTTTGTCTGAGGCGTTTATTCTCAATCAAATTACAGGTTTAATTGACCGTGGACATGAGGTTCACATTCATCCTGTGAATGGGTTGCCCAAGAATTATACAGGTAAAATGCATCCAATTGTCGAGGAATATAAGCTGATGGAATGTACTTATTTTCCGCCTATCGTTCCTGATAATGTGATTTGGTGTTTTTTTCAAGGGATAGGATTACTTATTAAGAATCTTCACAAAGGTTCTTTAAAAAGTTTGCAGTTCTTTCAGTCTGGAAAGTATGACAACGAAGTAACGACTTTAAAAACATTTTATCGGATTGTACCTTTACTTAAAGATGGTGCATACGATATTATTCACTGTCAATTTGGGACATTATCTCCTATTGCATTGGCTTATCGACAAGCAGGGATAATTTCTGGTAAATTAGTTACAACTTTTCGCGGTATTGATATTAGTAAATATGTCCATGAGAACGGGATTAATGTTTACGAACAACTCTTTGAGAAAGGAGAATTTTTCTTGGCGAACTGCAAATTTTTTGGCGATCGCGCCATTGATTTAGGCTGCGATCCTAATAAAATCGTTGTTCACGGTTCTGGTTTAGATTGTCAGAAATTTACCTTTAAACCGCGTTATTTCCCTATAGATGGGAAAATACAAATTGCTACAACGGGACGCTTGGTTGAAAAAAAAGGCATTGAATATGCTATTCGTGCAGTTGCTAAAATAGTTGAAATTTACCCTAATATTGAATACCAAATTATCGGTGATGGGGAGTTAAAGGAACAGTTAGAGCAATTAATCACCGAATTAAATATAGGTCATATTGTCAAATTATTGGGATGGAAACAGCAAAAGGAAATTGTTGAAATTCTGGATAAATGCCATATTTTCGTCGCGCCTAGTGTTACTGGTAAAGATGGTAATCAAGATGCGCCAGTCAACACATTAAAAGAAGCAATGGCGATGGGTTTACCTGTAATTAGTACCAGACATGGCGGAATTCCTGAATTAGTCGAAGATGGAGTGTCAGGGTTTCTAGTACCAGAACGAGATACAGAGGCGATCGCTACTAAATTAACTTATCTCATTACACATCCCGAACTATGGGAAAAAATGGGTAAAGCTGGGCGTGCGCGTGTTGAAGATAAATACGATATGAACAAGCTCAATGATGAGTTAGTAGTAATCTATCAGCAACTACTACAACCAGAATTACCACAGCCAGCTTTGATACAAGAATTAACTTACATCTAA
- a CDS encoding glycosyltransferase family protein: protein MRLLVYSHDAYGLGNIRRMLTICQHLLDKITDISILLLSGSPMLQGFRLPKGLDYIKLPCLNRGSTGEIAVKYLGMGLEETVRLRSQLILSAAINFQPDLFLVDKKPSGIKNELADTIDYFHQQLPETKLVLLLRDILDSPEVTVSEWTKNGYYGTIEKYYHQVLIVGTPEVFDTVKAYQFSPNITHKSHYCGYIGHPSGLKPPEKIRAELQILPQEKLILVTPGGGEDGYELVATYLDAIKSLDTGNIYKSLIIYGPEMPTTQKQLVMQAANHPQVQVREFTDDLMSYIQAANTIVSMAGYNTVCEILSAKKPAVIIPRSHPSKEQLIRAQKMAELGLFSAIHPEKFNSETLKYALTNQVSISQLPLNMNGLDNITDHIYLLLTQTSCEGQFHHEKNHVLLPVP, encoded by the coding sequence ATGCGACTGCTGGTATATTCCCACGACGCATACGGACTTGGTAACATCCGTAGAATGTTGACTATTTGCCAACATCTGCTTGATAAAATAACTGATATCTCGATTTTATTACTGTCGGGTTCGCCGATGTTGCAGGGGTTTCGTTTACCCAAGGGTTTAGATTACATCAAATTGCCTTGCTTGAACAGAGGCTCAACTGGCGAAATAGCGGTAAAGTATCTGGGTATGGGACTTGAGGAGACGGTGAGATTGCGATCGCAATTAATTCTCTCAGCTGCAATTAACTTTCAACCAGACTTATTTCTAGTAGACAAAAAACCATCCGGAATCAAAAACGAGTTAGCTGACACCATTGATTATTTTCATCAACAGTTACCTGAAACTAAGCTAGTTCTCTTACTACGCGATATTCTCGACTCACCTGAAGTCACTGTTTCCGAATGGACAAAAAATGGCTATTACGGCACAATAGAAAAGTATTACCATCAAGTTTTAATAGTAGGCACACCAGAAGTTTTTGATACTGTCAAAGCATATCAATTTTCTCCTAATATCACCCATAAGTCTCATTATTGCGGTTATATCGGCCATCCATCAGGGCTAAAACCACCTGAGAAAATTAGAGCAGAATTACAAATATTACCACAAGAAAAATTGATTTTAGTTACGCCTGGTGGTGGTGAGGATGGTTATGAATTAGTTGCTACTTATTTAGATGCAATTAAATCATTAGATACAGGCAATATCTACAAAAGTCTCATAATTTATGGGCCGGAAATGCCCACAACACAAAAACAACTGGTGATGCAAGCAGCAAATCATCCGCAAGTCCAGGTGAGGGAATTTACAGATGATTTAATGAGCTACATTCAGGCGGCAAATACTATAGTTTCTATGGCTGGTTACAATACGGTATGTGAAATTTTATCTGCTAAAAAGCCTGCCGTAATTATACCACGATCTCACCCATCAAAAGAACAATTGATCCGCGCTCAAAAGATGGCAGAGTTAGGTTTATTTTCAGCAATTCATCCAGAAAAATTTAATTCAGAAACTTTAAAATATGCTCTAACAAATCAGGTATCTATATCGCAATTACCCCTAAATATGAATGGCTTAGATAATATTACAGATCACATTTATTTACTATTAACTCAAACTAGTTGTGAAGGTCAATTCCACCATGAAAAAAATCATGTTTTATTGCCAGTACCTTAG
- a CDS encoding glycosyltransferase: MSQPIVTLIVVPRERFSCTQESLESIYEHTKIPFKLIYVDGNSPHQVYHYLQTKAQANNFKLIRTDYYLSPNHARNIGLSHVDTKYLVFIDNDVIVSPGWLEALVNCAETTKATVVGPLMCEKQPIHQRVHFAGGESHIVIDIKGRRHLREKMYKQGHQASELLPQLQRTETELAEFHCTLVRTEIFEQIGYLDEEILNTKEHIDFCMTVRQVGGKVYFEPDSLVTYVPGPPLEWSDLHFYMLRWSDAWTLASLQRIRSKWDLSEDGYFQTKYKKLGVRRVATIIKPFVRQVSFGHENKPLKRLLKKLDRKINSFLTNRYEKMLIQCKIELPPIKKYPLLIEELTPTK, encoded by the coding sequence ATGTCACAACCAATTGTCACCCTTATAGTTGTCCCCCGTGAACGTTTTAGCTGCACCCAAGAATCACTAGAAAGTATTTATGAACATACAAAAATTCCCTTTAAATTAATTTACGTTGATGGTAATTCACCACATCAAGTCTATCATTATCTCCAAACAAAAGCGCAAGCAAATAACTTTAAATTAATTCGTACAGATTACTATCTCTCACCCAATCATGCACGTAATATTGGTTTGAGTCATGTTGATACTAAATATTTAGTATTCATTGATAATGATGTGATAGTTTCTCCCGGTTGGTTAGAAGCCTTAGTTAATTGTGCAGAAACAACAAAAGCAACCGTTGTCGGACCTTTAATGTGCGAAAAGCAACCCATACATCAAAGAGTTCATTTTGCTGGTGGAGAAAGCCATATTGTGATCGATATTAAAGGTAGGCGACATCTACGCGAAAAAATGTACAAACAAGGTCATCAAGCATCAGAATTACTTCCTCAACTCCAACGCACTGAAACTGAACTAGCAGAATTTCACTGCACTTTAGTTCGCACGGAAATATTTGAGCAAATTGGCTATTTAGATGAAGAAATTCTCAACACCAAAGAACACATTGATTTTTGTATGACTGTAAGACAAGTAGGTGGTAAGGTTTATTTTGAACCTGATAGTTTAGTAACTTATGTACCGGGTCCTCCCCTAGAATGGAGTGATTTACACTTTTATATGCTGCGTTGGAGTGATGCTTGGACTTTAGCCAGTCTACAACGTATCCGCAGCAAATGGGATTTATCTGAAGATGGTTATTTTCAAACTAAGTACAAAAAATTAGGTGTCAGAAGAGTAGCGACTATTATTAAACCTTTTGTACGTCAAGTTAGCTTTGGTCATGAAAATAAACCTTTAAAAAGATTGTTGAAAAAATTAGATAGGAAAATCAATAGTTTCCTCACTAACCGTTATGAAAAAATGCTCATACAATGCAAAATTGAGTTACCACCGATTAAAAAATACCCTTTACTAATCGAAGAATTAACCCCGACTAAATAA
- a CDS encoding glycosyltransferase, whose amino-acid sequence MKKIMFYCQYLSGMGHLVRSTEIVRSLVKYFQVYFICGGPAIAGFEIPPQVELIRLPALWLEDGKFIVEDGDLSVDEVKEIRKNLLISEFDRVKPDCLITEFFPFGRHKLLFELVPLVEHIKTTSPDTKIVCSLRDVIGKKTDNEEEETICYLMNRYFDLLLFHADTNFQKFSESFSRYRDIKSEIIHTGFVTQSVMANINHQLWGDVNSDTAKILVSVGGGRIGYELLEIVIAASAILSTTLPHIIKIFTGPFMPEAKIKKLRQAIANQENIHLETYTLQLLDYMQTADISLSLSGYNTTMNILSTGVRAIVVPIGHENQDQEQLIRTEKLQKLGIVDYIHSQYLEASYLADKIITCLTKNIGLDTPHKFDLQGAENTAIFLQSFLEKTISLTAKTNL is encoded by the coding sequence ATGAAAAAAATCATGTTTTATTGCCAGTACCTTAGCGGTATGGGGCATTTAGTCAGAAGTACTGAAATTGTGCGGAGTTTAGTAAAATATTTTCAAGTTTATTTTATTTGTGGAGGCCCAGCGATCGCAGGCTTTGAAATCCCCCCACAAGTAGAATTAATTAGATTACCTGCACTGTGGTTAGAAGATGGTAAATTTATTGTTGAAGATGGTGATCTCAGTGTTGATGAAGTGAAGGAAATCCGCAAAAATCTGTTGATTTCGGAATTTGATAGAGTCAAACCAGATTGTTTAATTACCGAATTTTTTCCCTTTGGTAGACACAAGCTATTATTTGAATTAGTTCCTTTAGTTGAGCATATTAAAACTACAAGCCCTGACACGAAAATTGTTTGTAGTTTACGTGATGTAATTGGCAAAAAGACGGATAATGAAGAAGAGGAAACTATTTGCTATTTAATGAATCGTTATTTTGATCTACTACTATTTCATGCAGATACAAACTTTCAAAAATTCTCTGAAAGTTTTAGTAGATATAGAGATATCAAATCAGAAATTATACACACTGGATTTGTAACTCAATCAGTGATGGCAAATATTAATCATCAACTATGGGGTGATGTAAATTCAGATACGGCAAAAATTTTGGTGAGTGTTGGTGGCGGTAGAATAGGCTATGAACTGTTGGAAATAGTGATAGCAGCCAGTGCAATTTTATCAACAACATTACCTCATATTATTAAAATATTCACTGGCCCATTTATGCCAGAAGCAAAGATAAAAAAATTACGACAAGCTATAGCAAATCAGGAAAATATTCATCTTGAAACCTATACATTACAGCTACTTGATTATATGCAAACGGCAGATATTTCTCTCAGCTTAAGTGGTTATAACACGACAATGAATATTTTGAGTACGGGTGTACGTGCAATTGTTGTGCCGATTGGGCATGAAAATCAAGATCAAGAACAATTAATCAGAACAGAAAAATTACAGAAATTGGGAATTGTTGATTATATTCATTCACAGTATTTAGAAGCATCGTATCTGGCTGATAAAATTATTACTTGTTTAACCAAAAATATCGGTTTAGATACTCCTCATAAATTTGATTTGCAGGGAGCAGAAAACACAGCTATTTTTCTGCAAAGTTTTCTGGAAAAAACTATTTCCCTGACTGCGAAAACAAATCTGTAA
- a CDS encoding Uma2 family endonuclease gives MTIKLPETTTLQEFLKLAYIDESPAWEYINKEAIQKPMGGGKHSLLQKRLVAVVDGVDSKYEAFPELRCSFGNRSVVPDVVIVESNQLPLDETGDIISTGIEYAPPWVIEILSPDQSQTKVTGNILYCLRNGTQLGWLIDPRERSVLVYQPNCLPDLLAGEDILPVLEGINLKLSVNKVFSWLQRRI, from the coding sequence ATGACAATTAAACTTCCAGAAACCACTACTCTACAGGAGTTCTTAAAACTTGCATATATTGATGAGTCACCAGCTTGGGAGTATATAAACAAAGAGGCAATTCAAAAACCTATGGGAGGAGGCAAACATAGTCTGCTACAAAAGCGTTTAGTCGCTGTAGTTGATGGGGTAGATAGCAAATACGAAGCTTTTCCAGAATTGCGGTGTTCTTTTGGTAATCGTTCCGTTGTTCCCGACGTAGTGATTGTGGAAAGTAATCAACTACCACTAGATGAAACAGGTGATATCATTAGCACTGGTATTGAGTATGCCCCACCTTGGGTAATTGAAATTCTTTCCCCTGATCAAAGTCAAACCAAAGTCACTGGGAATATTCTGTATTGCTTGAGAAATGGTACTCAGTTAGGATGGTTGATAGATCCCAGAGAACGATCAGTTTTAGTTTATCAACCTAATTGCCTACCAGATTTATTAGCTGGAGAAGATATTTTACCAGTGTTAGAAGGTATAAATCTGAAACTTTCAGTTAATAAAGTGTTTAGTTGGTTGCAGCGGAGAATTTAA
- a CDS encoding histidine phosphatase family protein, with product MQLKLEKSPGTRVILLRHGESTFNALGLYQGSSDASVLTEVGRRDARITGNFLKGIAFDAVYISSLQRAQETAKEILEVISIVPEAVVITDKLRENDLPNWEGLAFQYVRETFPEAYQLWKQRPHEFWMLIDNKTRFYPALNLFERAEKFWWEVLPPNMGKTLLVIAHGGTNRALISTALGISPEFYHCFCQSNCGISILKFPDGSLASGQLEVMNLNHHINFLIEA from the coding sequence ATGCAGTTGAAGCTTGAAAAATCTCCTGGAACTCGCGTGATTCTCCTGCGCCACGGAGAGAGTACATTTAATGCTTTGGGATTGTATCAAGGTAGTAGCGATGCGTCGGTATTAACGGAAGTTGGGCGCAGGGACGCACGAATTACAGGAAACTTTCTCAAAGGAATCGCATTTGATGCTGTTTATATCAGTTCATTGCAACGAGCGCAGGAAACTGCTAAGGAAATTTTAGAGGTAATCTCTATTGTACCGGAGGCAGTTGTGATTACTGATAAATTGCGGGAAAATGATTTGCCAAATTGGGAAGGTTTAGCATTTCAATATGTGCGGGAAACTTTCCCAGAAGCATATCAACTTTGGAAACAACGTCCCCATGAATTTTGGATGCTGATAGATAATAAAACACGGTTTTATCCTGCTTTGAATTTATTTGAAAGGGCGGAAAAATTTTGGTGGGAAGTATTACCGCCTAATATGGGTAAAACTTTGCTGGTGATTGCTCATGGGGGTACAAATCGGGCTTTGATTAGCACTGCTTTGGGGATAAGTCCTGAGTTTTATCATTGTTTTTGTCAGTCAAATTGTGGAATTAGTATCCTCAAATTTCCTGATGGTTCTTTAGCTTCTGGACAATTAGAGGTGATGAATTTAAACCATCATATCAATTTTTTGATTGAGGCATAA